From Thermomonas sp. XSG, one genomic window encodes:
- a CDS encoding S9 family peptidase — MARHSNAVWLAGALLMAGAGTATAQAVTTADYERAVKMLGDRTAPLLDQALSGASWLDDNTLVYRLADNGKVQVLRFDPGTGKSAPAFDAKALAAAMNAAASGKGKPVDPDKLPPLQVEREADGSLLLRSRGSAFRCAADGCKVEAKPAPKSGSEPGAASPDGKRAAFIRDWNLWLRDLASGQETQLTFDGVRDYGYATDNAGWKHTDNAIVVWSPDGTKIATFQQDQRKTSTMTMVSTNVGAPEVQQWKYPFAGDKDVTLIERVIIDLSGARPNVVRLQMPADQHRSTCSDDIVCDDGWEDVQWAKDGKTLAFVSTDRGHKSATLRVADVATGKVRDVFTETVATQYQSAPTLSSVNWRYLPESNEFLWFSQKSDWGHLYLHDLATGKLKRQLTSGDWNVTRILRLDPASRQLWVTGVGREAGRDPYFSHLYSVSMDGGEPRLLTPENANHAVTLSEDGKYFADVYSTIADAPVALVRDADGKQVAALAKTDLTRLKAAGWVAPESFTVKARDGKTDLYGQMFKPSNFDPARKYPVITYIYPGPQVGSVRSRSFQPAHGDHQALAELGFVVIAVDGMGTPLRSKSFQDAWYGDMADNTLPDQVAALKQLGERHPWIDTTRAGIWGHSGGGNATAAAMFRYPDVYKVGIAESGNHDNLTYEDDWAERYHGLLEKKADGSTNYTGQDNAALAKNLKGKLFLLHGMMDDNVPVQSTLQVVDALMKANKDFDLLLLPHARHGFGVDSYYVMRRRWDYFVKNLIGAEPPKAFEVKPQF; from the coding sequence ATGGCACGACATTCGAACGCGGTCTGGCTGGCGGGGGCGCTGCTGATGGCGGGCGCGGGCACGGCGACGGCGCAGGCGGTCACCACGGCCGACTACGAGCGCGCGGTGAAGATGCTGGGTGATCGCACCGCACCGCTGTTGGACCAGGCGTTGAGCGGCGCCAGCTGGTTGGACGACAACACACTGGTGTACCGGCTGGCCGACAACGGCAAGGTGCAGGTGCTGCGCTTCGATCCGGGCACCGGCAAGTCCGCGCCCGCGTTCGACGCGAAGGCGCTGGCCGCGGCGATGAACGCGGCGGCAAGTGGCAAGGGCAAGCCGGTCGATCCCGACAAGCTGCCGCCACTGCAGGTCGAGCGCGAAGCCGACGGCAGCCTGCTGCTGCGCAGCCGCGGCAGTGCGTTCCGCTGCGCCGCCGACGGTTGCAAGGTCGAGGCGAAGCCCGCGCCGAAGTCCGGCAGCGAGCCCGGCGCGGCCTCGCCCGACGGCAAGCGCGCGGCCTTCATCCGCGACTGGAACCTGTGGCTGCGCGACCTCGCCAGCGGCCAGGAAACCCAGCTCACCTTCGACGGCGTCCGTGACTACGGCTATGCCACCGACAACGCCGGCTGGAAGCACACCGACAACGCCATCGTGGTGTGGTCGCCGGACGGCACGAAGATCGCCACCTTCCAGCAGGACCAGCGCAAGACCAGCACCATGACCATGGTCAGCACCAATGTCGGCGCGCCCGAGGTGCAGCAGTGGAAATACCCGTTCGCCGGCGACAAGGACGTGACGCTGATCGAGCGCGTGATCATCGACCTGTCCGGCGCCAGGCCGAACGTCGTGCGCCTGCAGATGCCGGCCGACCAGCACCGCTCCACCTGCAGCGACGACATCGTCTGCGATGACGGCTGGGAAGACGTGCAATGGGCGAAGGACGGCAAGACCCTCGCCTTCGTCAGCACCGACCGGGGCCACAAGTCGGCCACCCTGCGCGTAGCCGATGTCGCCACCGGCAAGGTCCGCGACGTGTTTACCGAAACCGTGGCGACCCAGTACCAGAGCGCGCCCACGCTGAGCTCGGTGAACTGGCGCTACCTGCCGGAGAGCAACGAGTTCCTGTGGTTCTCGCAGAAGTCCGACTGGGGTCATCTGTACCTGCACGACCTGGCGACCGGCAAGCTGAAGCGCCAGCTCACCAGCGGCGACTGGAACGTCACCAGGATCCTCCGCCTGGATCCGGCCAGCCGCCAGCTGTGGGTCACCGGCGTCGGCCGCGAGGCCGGGCGCGACCCGTACTTCTCGCACCTCTACAGCGTCTCGATGGACGGTGGCGAGCCGCGGCTGCTGACTCCGGAAAACGCGAACCATGCGGTGACCCTGTCCGAGGACGGCAAGTACTTCGCCGATGTGTATTCGACGATCGCCGACGCCCCGGTGGCGCTGGTGCGTGATGCCGACGGGAAGCAGGTGGCGGCGCTGGCAAAGACCGACCTGACCCGCCTCAAGGCGGCCGGCTGGGTGGCGCCGGAATCGTTCACGGTCAAGGCCCGCGACGGCAAGACGGATCTGTACGGCCAGATGTTCAAGCCGTCCAACTTCGATCCGGCCAGGAAGTACCCGGTCATCACCTACATCTACCCCGGCCCGCAGGTGGGTTCGGTGCGCAGCCGCAGCTTCCAGCCCGCGCACGGCGACCACCAGGCGCTGGCCGAGCTGGGCTTCGTGGTGATCGCCGTGGATGGCATGGGCACGCCGCTGCGCAGCAAGTCCTTCCAGGACGCGTGGTACGGCGACATGGCCGACAACACCCTGCCGGACCAGGTGGCGGCGCTGAAGCAGCTGGGCGAGCGCCATCCGTGGATCGACACCACCCGTGCGGGCATCTGGGGCCACTCCGGCGGCGGCAACGCCACCGCCGCGGCGATGTTCCGCTACCCGGACGTCTACAAGGTCGGCATCGCCGAATCCGGCAACCACGACAACCTGACCTACGAGGACGACTGGGCCGAGCGCTACCACGGTCTGCTGGAAAAGAAGGCCGACGGGTCCACCAACTACACCGGCCAGGACAACGCCGCGCTGGCGAAGAACCTCAAGGGGAAACTCTTTCTGCTGCACGGCATGATGGACGACAACGTGCCGGTGCAGTCCACCCTGCAGGTGGTCGATGCGCTGATGAAGGCCAACAAGGATTTCGACCTGCTGTTGCTGCCGCATGCGCGCCATGGCTTCGGCGTGGACAGCTACTACGTGATGCGTCGGCGCTGGGACTACTTCGTGAAGAACCTCATTGGCGCCGAGCCGCCGAAGGCGTTCGAGGTCAAGCCGCAGTTCTGA
- a CDS encoding pteridine-dependent deoxygenase → MSSLPTVASPPANPLRIDLVDASLEAVLAEPGLLAAFAFDATPAPRHDDARHLRVALAPAHGRAPLECWRVDGPVSHGRDGDIAWSRGGGLQFGALELADDGDIEAVAEAAYRRLQQWLSRSDHPHPLRIWNYLDAITEGDGDNERYRRFCVGRARGIGRELAPGELPAATAIGHPQRSGRFQLYWLSAQQAGTPLENPRQLQAWRYPRQYGPQPPGFARALLPTSDAMPLLLSGTAAVVGHASQHGDSLEAQLDEVLVNLRSLIATARAQRPSLPAQPGPASRLKVYVRDADALARVDALMEARLPFVPRVVLHGHVCRRELLVEIDGSHA, encoded by the coding sequence ATGTCCTCGCTTCCCACCGTCGCCTCCCCGCCCGCCAATCCGCTGCGCATCGACCTCGTCGACGCGTCGCTGGAGGCCGTGCTGGCCGAACCGGGATTGCTGGCGGCGTTCGCATTCGACGCCACCCCGGCGCCCCGCCACGACGACGCCCGCCACCTGCGGGTGGCGCTGGCCCCGGCGCATGGCCGTGCGCCGCTGGAATGCTGGCGGGTGGATGGCCCGGTGTCGCACGGCCGCGACGGCGACATCGCTTGGAGCCGCGGTGGCGGGCTGCAGTTCGGCGCACTGGAGCTGGCCGACGACGGCGATATCGAGGCGGTCGCCGAAGCCGCCTACCGGCGCCTGCAGCAGTGGCTGTCGCGCAGCGACCATCCGCATCCGCTGCGGATCTGGAACTACCTCGACGCGATCACCGAAGGCGACGGTGACAACGAGCGCTACCGGCGCTTCTGCGTCGGCCGCGCGCGCGGCATCGGCCGCGAACTGGCGCCGGGTGAACTGCCCGCCGCCACCGCCATCGGCCACCCGCAGCGCAGCGGCCGCTTCCAGCTGTACTGGCTGTCCGCGCAACAGGCCGGCACGCCGCTGGAGAATCCGCGCCAACTGCAGGCCTGGCGCTACCCGCGGCAGTACGGGCCGCAACCGCCCGGCTTCGCCCGTGCCCTGTTGCCGACCTCGGACGCGATGCCGCTGCTGCTGTCCGGCACCGCCGCGGTGGTCGGCCACGCCTCGCAGCACGGCGACTCGCTGGAAGCGCAGCTGGACGAGGTGCTGGTGAACCTGCGCAGCCTGATCGCCACCGCGCGCGCGCAGCGGCCGTCGCTGCCGGCGCAGCCGGGCCCGGCGTCGCGGCTGAAGGTGTACGTGCGCGATGCCGACGCGCTGGCGCGGGTCGACGCGCTGATGGAGGCGCGCCTGCCCTTTGTTCCGCGGGTCGTGCTGCACGGCCACGTCTGCCGGCGCGAGCTGCTGGTGGAAATCGACGGCAGCCACGCCTGA
- the hemB gene encoding porphobilinogen synthase produces the protein MNTPAQRFPVRPRRMRRDEFSRRLMREHVLTTNDLIYPVFVHEEQGRAPVGSMPGVERLSIDELLRVGEQALELGVPVLDLFGVPDPSAKTADGRVAWDENGIIPRAIRALKSRFPELGVMTDQALDPYTTHGQDGLIDDSGYILNDETIEALVKQSLVHAAAGVDVLSPSDMMDGRIGVIRDALEASGFIHTRIMAYSAKYASAFYGPFRSAVGSAGNLGKGNKYTYQMDPANSDEALHEVGLDLAEGADMVMVKPGLPYLDVLYRVKQHFKRPTYAYQVSGEYAMIKAAAANGWIDEKMVAMEALTAFKRAGADGILTYFALDAARWMKA, from the coding sequence ATGAACACGCCCGCCCAACGCTTTCCCGTCCGTCCGCGGCGCATGCGCCGCGACGAGTTCTCGCGCCGGCTGATGCGCGAGCACGTGCTGACCACCAACGACCTGATCTACCCGGTCTTCGTGCACGAGGAACAGGGCCGCGCGCCGGTCGGTTCGATGCCGGGCGTGGAACGGCTGTCGATCGACGAACTGCTGCGGGTGGGCGAGCAGGCGCTGGAGCTCGGCGTCCCGGTGCTCGACCTGTTCGGTGTGCCGGATCCGTCCGCCAAGACCGCCGACGGCCGCGTCGCCTGGGACGAGAACGGCATCATCCCGCGCGCCATCCGCGCGCTGAAGTCGCGCTTCCCCGAACTCGGCGTGATGACCGACCAGGCGCTGGATCCGTACACCACCCACGGGCAGGACGGGCTGATCGACGACAGCGGCTACATCCTCAACGACGAAACCATCGAAGCGCTGGTCAAGCAGTCGCTGGTGCACGCCGCCGCCGGTGTGGACGTGCTGTCGCCGTCCGACATGATGGACGGCCGCATCGGCGTGATCCGCGACGCGCTGGAAGCCAGCGGCTTCATCCACACCCGCATCATGGCCTACAGCGCCAAGTACGCCAGCGCCTTCTACGGCCCGTTCCGCAGCGCGGTGGGCAGCGCCGGCAACCTCGGCAAGGGCAACAAGTACACCTACCAGATGGACCCGGCCAACTCCGACGAGGCGCTGCACGAAGTCGGCCTCGACCTCGCCGAAGGCGCCGACATGGTGATGGTCAAGCCGGGCCTGCCGTATCTGGACGTGCTCTACCGGGTGAAACAGCACTTCAAGCGCCCGACCTACGCCTACCAGGTCAGTGGCGAGTACGCGATGATCAAGGCCGCCGCGGCCAACGGCTGGATCGACGAGAAGATGGTGGCGATGGAAGCACTGACCGCGTTCAAGCGCGCCGGCGCCGACGGCATCCTCACCTACTTCGCGCTGGACGCCGCGCGCTGGATGAAGGCCTGA